The following are from one region of the Nicotiana tomentosiformis chromosome 7, ASM39032v3, whole genome shotgun sequence genome:
- the LOC138895302 gene encoding uncharacterized protein gives MLEAREEVENEILWEMNWGSTNVWHENWTGLGALYHIVPNDYTINEDIQEVADLRVDNTWDEQLLAQFFPADIAQHIRAHANPDYIKTWTKGLPFKISFFLWRLWKGTIPTDDLWRRSGYMVVSKCWCCSQSQEEFFQHLFLTSETGTRVWKNFFQSAGLVVNLVQVAPALITWQLWKRRNTMKNGGAISCNRVIHEVNKTLHYLARVRYPWLSRIPLLWSDMIGFFEGYKPYVGTKTVTWQLPYEEWFKCNTDGVSRGNPRPSSYGFCVGGHAGDLVFAKAKEIGETTNIVAEENAIVEGLAYCTHTFQSFHELPIAAKKLIDMDKSQIPNLRIRIVKRTEPD, from the exons ATGTTAGAGGCTAGGGAAGAGGTAGAGAATGAAATACTATGGGAAATGAATTGGGGTTCTACTAATGTTTGGCATGAGAATTGGACTGGTTTGGGAGCTCTGTACCATATTGTTCCAAATGACTATACAATCAATGAAGATATACAGGAAGTAGCTGACTTGAGAGTGGATAATACCTGGGATGAGCAACTACTAGCTCAATTTTTCCCTGCGGACATTGCTCAACATATCAG AGCACATGCTAATCCTGACTACATTAAGACATGGACTAAAGGTCTACcttttaaaatctcatttttcttatGGAGATTGTGGAAGGGGACAATTCCTACTGATGATTTGTGGAGAAGAAGCGGGTATATGGTGGTGTCTAAGTGTTGGTGTTGTTCACAATCACAAGAAGAGTTTTTTCAACACTTGTTCTTAACTAGTGAAACTGGAACTAGAGTATGGAAAAACTTCTTTCAATCAGCAGGTTTGGTGGTCAATCTGGTACAG GTAGCTCCAGCTCTAATTACATGGCAACTTTGGAAGAGGAGAAATACAATGAAGAATGGAGGTGCAATTTCTTgcaatagggtgattcatgaagTGAATAAGACATTACATTATCTAGCAAGGGTGAGGTATCCATGGCTGTCCAGAATTCCTCTTTTATGGTCAGATATGATCGGCTTCTTTGAAGGTTACAAGCCATATGTGGGGACTAAAACAGTTACATGGCAACTTCCTTATGAAGAGTGGTTCAAATGCAATACTGATGGTGTATCAAGAGGCAATCCTAGACCAAGCTCATATGGGTTTTGTGTAGGAGGTCATGCTGGCGATTTGGTGTTTGCAAAAGCAAAGGAGATAGGAGAGACAACTAACATAGTGGCAGAAGAAAATGCAATAGTGGAGGGGTTGGCATACT gtacacaTACATTTCAGTCGTTTCATGAATTGCCAATTGCAGCAAAAAAACTGATCGACATGGACAAATCACAAATTCCTAACCTTCGGATTAGGATTGTGAAGAGAACAGAACCTGATTAA